Sequence from the Zeugodacus cucurbitae isolate PBARC_wt_2022May chromosome 2, idZeuCucr1.2, whole genome shotgun sequence genome:
tataaggactgaggtaattcctgaaccgatttcactcattttcaccaccaaggtacactatatccaagactatatgctcactttattttaatctcacatattaaccgatatatgcggaataaagtccaccgtatttttgaaatacctatatgggagataggggaagttatgacccgattttaatatttttgaaacagagacacactattagcgTTAGGCAATGAGTTtttcatattctatatatatccaagaccttgaaaagttatagtccgatttcgacaatttccaTCCACAAAGTAAAGCCACAGAtaatatgcagtatttgtgtaaagttttattccgctatcttcattggttccttatgtatatattataaagtgaaggaataagatggaattcaaaattgagttatatggaaagtagttgtggttgtgaaccgatttcgacatGCGTGTTTTTTTTCATCCTGGTTATCAGGTTGTCatgaaagtattatgtaccgatttttattgaaatcggtcgagtagtttttgagatatggtttttgacctctAAGCGGGCGACggcactcccattttccattaaaaaaaattctgagtgcagctcttctctGCCATTTGTACTGTAAAGttagtgcttctgacgttttccgttagtgaagTAACgcacttttataattattaaatagaaCGAAGAGTAAGCCGGGTCATCTCTATATTTGTGCCGCAGGCGTTAAGAAACTGTTAAAACTTCTCACAACCAATGTTGACAGAGCGGTAGGACTTATAGTTGGTTTTAGCTAGAACATTCTATAGATTAATTGTTGATTGAAAAAGTTACGCGCAAGACATtccaacacaaatattttttttggaaaattagtaTTGCTTTCGCAATTGATAACCATAACCATActctaagaaaataaaataaatttcaattaacaaGACCACATCCCATGAAGCTCTAGAGCACACAATCGAACGATGTCATATTCGAGATTGAGAAAAAGAGCTCAACGATTCACATTGTTATTTGGGTTAGAACTGTCGCTTGTCTGACCAGATCTTCACAATgctccaaatcttggaaaagatccGTGAAAAGAGCATCGATACACACCATTtttttgacagcacgaaaaggagttgcctctatgctCCTAtgcctgaatttggtatccctgcaaaactaattcgGCGTTCAGTCAACGCAGAAatccttgaaatccaacgcagaatcactcttgccaacaggtgctactatggaatgattaggcaattgaaaagtaaagtcctctctcgacgaaccaaaaccaaactctacaagtccctcatcattcccgtcttgttttatggtgcagaagcttggacgacgTCAACATCCCATGAGACGGTACTAGaagttttcaagagaaaggttagaaaatttttaactgaCTACCTGAGCACTTCTTAGAGATGAAAGCTGCTAAGTTATTAAtagaatgcaaatatttacgataattttgtaatactttttattttgcaaacaaaGTTTTGAAGTAATGGAACATTCTTTACCAAATAAATCAATTAGAGCCCGATTTGCTTAGGTCACACATCTTTTAGCATAAGTGAGACAGCGTTTCGTGCAACAATCATCGGCCAAATTGCAAAAATCACCAACTTTACCACATTGTGTGCGCGACGGAAGctgaaaaatagttgaaatcacaTTAAGTAATGCGAAGATTCAATAAAGTATGGGAATAAACAGAACatttcaaaaaatgtaactgCATTTTGCGCCCGGAAACGAAAGGCAAACATTAAAATGTCACAGCAAtaaccaaaagcaacaacaagcgacAGAGTCCGCGcgttaaaatgtaataaaaagtgACAAGATAAACTCAGCGCAGCTCAACTAAAGTAATTTTTAGCtggtaattaaataaaacccACACAAATTGGCAATCAATTTTACCTCATCCGCTGGCAATATCGACAGCGACTGCGCCGCAGCAACCGCAACTTCAGCGCCTGTCACCACTGCACTCGGCACCGCCTTGTTGACTTCGTTCTCAGCCTCTGGCGCTGTGGCCGCCACCGCAACCGCCGCCTGTTGGCTTGGCGACTCCACCGCTTGTGGCAATGTCAGCGTTGCACTCGGCAAACTTGTTGCATGCTGCACCTGGCACGAACGTCATTTTATAGGCACATTGTGGtttgatgttattgttgttgtttttgttgtagcatatATACACCCATTGTTGCAATTTAATAACAACATTCATTAAATGCGTGTGGCAGCCAATAAAGCACCGCGGCGGGTGGGGGAGAGAAAACAcgagagaaaatattaattgcGTTTATGCTCCGTAATTTGGATTGACGTAAATTTGCGACATTGAAACAACTACAagtccatacacacacacacacacacacacacagcgaaaCACAGCCAAGCAACTAGCTAAGGCTGGGTACCGTCGGATGTTGAAATAAGTTTTAAAGGACCTTTAGCCGAGCGCTGGTGAGTTatgaagtaacaacaacaattttgttaCTCAGATTTTGTCAAAGCAACCTTATTAGCTTAGAGTATTTGCTATtagcttttttactttttgccgAAGTTTGCcgaatatttcgaattttaccTTTTGAAACTTAACTAAGTACTTTACAGCTCTCAAGCTCGCGCTCAACGATATGGCAAGGAACAGTGagatttttcaacgaaaatgatAGGTATATCATTTATGAAGTTTAAGCTCGTTGAAACTGTGAGAAATGGCTACCTTTCGAGGATTATGTTCCAAATTTAGTATCTTTCaactaaaattcatttaatttttttttggtttagttCTTTGATAGAGAATTACGGTTATCAAATTCATTCCGATCAGTTAGAGTCCAGTGTGTCCAGATCCTTGAGGAAACAATGGAAcactttttatgtaattttgatATAATGTTCATAAAATGTGGAAATCTGTTAACAATTAACCGAGGGTAAATTACTCTACTCTCTACTCCTGAGGTCAGCTctcataacaacaatattaacaagtatggaagggctaagctcgggtgtaaccgaacattttaaactctcgcaatttatttatttaattttattaatataaaacaccATTTGACtcccatataatataataaagtccattgaaatttggaaaccctaatattaggtatatgggagcttggggaagttatgacccgatttcagtcatattatcaaaataaagatattccctcgaaatttcttcaaaaaatctgAGATACTTACTAATACT
This genomic interval carries:
- the LOC105216753 gene encoding uncharacterized protein LOC105216753 isoform X2: MMGNMMKLTLLQLLVLSLCVMHATSLPSATLTLPQAVESPSQQAAVAVAATAPEAENEVNKAVPSAVVTGAEVAVAAAQSLSILPADELPSRTQCGKVGDFCNLADDCCTKRCLTYAKRCVT
- the LOC105216753 gene encoding uncharacterized protein LOC105216753 isoform X1, producing MMGNMMKLTLLQLLVLSLCVMVQHATSLPSATLTLPQAVESPSQQAAVAVAATAPEAENEVNKAVPSAVVTGAEVAVAAAQSLSILPADELPSRTQCGKVGDFCNLADDCCTKRCLTYAKRCVT
- the LOC105216753 gene encoding uncharacterized protein LOC105216753 isoform X3; this translates as MAVQHATSLPSATLTLPQAVESPSQQAAVAVAATAPEAENEVNKAVPSAVVTGAEVAVAAAQSLSILPADELPSRTQCGKVGDFCNLADDCCTKRCLTYAKRCVT